In one window of Ovis aries strain OAR_USU_Benz2616 breed Rambouillet chromosome 5, ARS-UI_Ramb_v3.0, whole genome shotgun sequence DNA:
- the ALKBH7 gene encoding alpha-ketoglutarate-dependent dioxygenase alkB homolog 7, mitochondrial, with protein sequence MAGGGQVVLRTVSQQGWVRGSGAAVLSRLQDAAVVRPGFLSAAEEETLSRELEPELRRRRYEYDHWDAAIHGFRETEKSRWSEASRAILRRVQAAAFGPGQTLLSSVHVLDLEPQGYIKPHVDSVKFCGSTIAGLSLLSPSVMRLVHTQERGEWLELLLEPGSLYILRGSARYDFSHEILRDEESFFGERRIPRGRRISVICRSLPEGMGPGEPGQPPPAC encoded by the exons ATGGCCGGAGGTGGGCAGGTGGTACTGCGAACGGTCTCCCAGCAGGGCTGGGTGCGGGGCTCGGGCGCAGCCGTGCTGAGCCGCTTACAAGACGCGGCCGTGGTGCGGCCCGGCTTCCTGAGCGCAGCCGAGGAGGAGACACTGAGCCGCGAGCTGGAACCCGAGCTGCGCCGCCGCAGATACGAATACGACCACTGGGATGCG GCCATCCACGGCTTCCGAGAGACAGAGAAGTCGCGCTGGTCAGAGGCAAGCCGGGCCATCCTGCGGCGTGTGCAGGCAGCTGCCTTTGGACCTGGCCAGACCCTCCTCTCCTCAGTGCACGTGCTGGACCTAGAACCTCAGGGCTACATCAAGCCACACGTGGACAGCGTCAAG TTCTGCGGATCCACCATTGCCGGCCTGTCCCTGTTGTCTCCTAGCGTCATGCGACTGGTGCACACCCAGGAGCGGGGGGAGTGGCTGGAACTCTTGCTGGAGCCGGGCTCCCTCTACATCCTTAG GGGCTCGGCTCGTTATGACTTCTCCCACGAGATCCTTCGGGATGAAGAGTCCTTTTTTGGGGAGCGTCGGATTCCCCGGGGCCGACGCATCTCGGTGATTTGCCGCTCCCTCCCTGAAGGGAtggggccgggggagcctgggcAGCCGCCCCCAGCCTGCTGA
- the PSPN gene encoding persephin produces MATGRVLRGSLLLLILHLDLGGSQGAWEALVAERELSSEPAVDRETQRPQLGKDSWNPACSPTPFCPDSACCQLPLVPTGARLPRALTSPCQLWSLSLPVAELGLGYTSEETVIFRYCAGSCSRGARTQHGLTLARLRGQGRAHGGPCCRPTRYADVTFLDDRHRWQRLPQLSAAACGCGG; encoded by the coding sequence ATGGCCACAGGAAGAGTCTTGCGAGGCTCTCTCCTTCTCCTGATCCTCCACTTGGACCTTGGTGGGAGCCAGGGGGCCTGGGAGGCTCTGGTGGCGGAGAGAGAGCTCTCATCCGAGCCAGCGGTGGACAGAGAGACCCAGAGGCCACAGTTGGGTAAGGACTCCTGGAACCCTGCGTGCTCCCCAACTCCTTTCTGCCCAGACTCTGCCTGCTGTCAGCTGCCCCTTGTCCCCACAGGGGCCCGCCTGCCCCGAGCCCTGACCAGCCCGTGCCAGCTGTGGAGCCTGTCCCTGCCCGTGGCCGAGCTGGGCCTGGGCTACACGTCGGAGGAGACGGTCATCTTCCGCTACTGCGCCGGCAGTTGTTCCCGCGGAGCCCGCACCCAACACGGCCTGACGCTGGCCCGACTGCGGGGCCAGGGCCGAGCCCATGGAGGACCCTGCTGCCGGCCTACCCGCTACGCTGATGTGACCTTTCTCGATGACCGCCACCGCTGGCAGCGGCTGCCCCAGCTCTCAGCGGCGGCCTGTGGCTGTGGTGGCTAA